A stretch of Cyanobacterium sp. HL-69 DNA encodes these proteins:
- a CDS encoding Uridine phosphorylase — translation MKSPIVKNIKKTTKPVSWIYNFWFDNIYVAKLMALVSLANLGVVAFDLTYIPFRDIWLNGVITVGNFKVGPYEYDGYRLTIVPKSVRETVIEYDAVKGIEPYRDTQQYLDTVVELQNTIDASGLDSPQTREVLAMLREMSAEMISQDPFQLANKSGNLEKIKNIMRDRMADPISNPRDSATVAFENFWNSDHLEGQIDEELTFFEREIAPLINTNYYRPIGENGQFVDYFGLIDFPFIVIIFADFLLRSFVISLRYHGIKIQDAIFWRWYDLIFFLPTLRWLRIIPVAVRLDESKLISLKSIKRQASQGFVASIAGDITEVIILRILNQLQNVIKDGYIENSLSPENTQKEYIDINDTNEIGEIFKLVIELVANQVLPEIRPEVEDLLNYLIEKSITESPAYQSVAHLPGLAKFPQNISQRTSTQVYSILLKTIQQMLKEDPVFDDHVEKIITKSGSTLTLSVGAKHNLEVVESLLYDLLEEIKINYVRQPSDEEIEALLDETRALRQMDN, via the coding sequence CCTATATTCCCTTCCGTGATATATGGCTAAATGGAGTGATTACAGTAGGCAATTTCAAAGTTGGCCCTTACGAGTACGACGGTTACAGACTTACCATTGTGCCAAAATCAGTGCGAGAAACGGTAATTGAGTATGATGCTGTCAAAGGAATTGAGCCTTATCGAGATACCCAACAATATTTAGATACCGTTGTTGAATTGCAAAATACCATTGATGCCTCTGGTTTAGATTCTCCTCAAACAAGGGAAGTATTGGCAATGTTACGGGAAATGAGTGCCGAAATGATTTCTCAAGACCCTTTTCAGTTAGCCAATAAAAGTGGTAACTTAGAAAAGATTAAAAATATAATGCGCGATCGCATGGCAGATCCCATCTCAAATCCTCGTGACTCTGCCACCGTAGCCTTTGAAAACTTTTGGAACTCGGATCACTTAGAAGGACAAATAGACGAAGAATTAACCTTTTTTGAAAGAGAAATTGCCCCCTTAATTAACACTAATTATTATCGTCCCATCGGTGAAAATGGTCAATTTGTAGATTATTTCGGCTTAATAGATTTTCCCTTTATTGTCATAATATTTGCTGACTTCTTGCTAAGGTCATTTGTCATTAGCCTACGCTATCACGGAATCAAAATCCAAGACGCAATTTTTTGGCGTTGGTATGATCTAATATTCTTTTTACCAACCCTACGATGGTTAAGAATAATCCCCGTAGCAGTCAGACTTGATGAAAGTAAATTAATTTCCTTAAAATCTATTAAAAGACAAGCCAGTCAAGGATTTGTTGCCAGTATTGCAGGGGATATTACCGAAGTAATTATTTTAAGAATTCTCAATCAATTACAAAACGTTATCAAAGATGGTTACATAGAAAATTCTTTATCTCCTGAAAATACTCAAAAAGAATATATCGACATAAACGATACTAACGAAATTGGAGAAATTTTCAAATTAGTTATTGAATTAGTAGCCAATCAAGTATTACCAGAAATCCGCCCCGAAGTAGAAGACTTACTAAACTACCTTATCGAAAAAAGTATTACCGAATCTCCCGCTTATCAAAGTGTCGCTCATCTTCCTGGTTTAGCAAAATTTCCTCAAAATATTAGTCAAAGAACATCTACCCAAGTATATTCAATACTATTAAAAACTATTCAACAAATGTTAAAAGAAGATCCCGTATTTGATGACCATGTGGAAAAAATTATTACAAAATCAGGCTCCACTCTAACCCTTTCCGTAGGTGCAAAACATAACCTTGAAGTTGTAGAATCTCTGTTATATGATCTACTCGAAGAAATAAAAATTAACTACGTCAGACAACCCTCCGACGAAGAAATTGAAGCTCTCCTTGACGAAACTAGAGCATTAAGGCAAATGGACAACTAA